In Tachysurus fulvidraco isolate hzauxx_2018 chromosome 1, HZAU_PFXX_2.0, whole genome shotgun sequence, a single window of DNA contains:
- the slc22a31 gene encoding putative solute carrier family 22 member 31, which translates to MSDSFFTKNTAPGDQVFSDMIHAGCSKTMEFESKIYPYTGGYGRYNRLVVVFSWFPNFAVALNLFCDIFFTLAPESYHCRADPHLLPEDFPIRNISTQAFIRFTVPWLNGSGLSHCELYKYPRNWTNSSELERRELVPCTRGWMYGEAAGLQNNFVTEWNLVCKDYWKIPLQHVCFMTGWILGYVLLGTLCDWLGRRRSLLISVSFSGLLGVAVCFSNSSEVFQLLRLGQGTALAGVFLSSYIARLEVCDPPHRLMVSMVSGFFSVFAELMLPGLALLCGDWTVLQAVATVPLLLLLSYWCWPSVFPESPRWLLATSQIPQAKTCLQMFTSRNRVSRRDEIYPAETLLTEIDVAFPEDPQPEYHHIFELRHTRVIWRNCLILAFTFFLGTGIQYCFTRNLHIYSPHFYFSYFLRVLMGAVACGFLCVSVDRLGRRGILLLTAILTGLSSLVLLALTQFLRGGLVLVLSVVGLLSSQALALLSVFFASEVMPTVIRGGTLGLVMAAGSIGTAASSLMELQNNGGYFLHHVVFTTFAVLSVLCIMLLPESKRKALADSLRDGEGLRRPPLFLSKKERDDLPLLRYHHPSSQYNPENYSRLLSATRKMLAQDTVPYSTAATSQPVLLSNGASQFGHDDSS; encoded by the exons ATGAGCGACTCGTTTTTCACTAAAAACACCGCACCGGGTGACCAGGTTTTCAGTGACATGATACACGCCGGTTGTTCTAAAACGATGGAGTTTGAAAGCAAAATTTACCCCTACACTGGAGGATACGGACGCTACAACCGTCTCGTTGTGGTTTTTAGCTGGTTCCCGAACTTCGCCGTGGCTTTGAATCTTTTCTGTGACATTTTCTTCACGCTCGCACCGGAGTCGTACCACTGCCGAGCGGACCCGCACTTACTGCCCGAAGACTTCCCCATCAGAAACATCTCCACACAGGCGTTCATCAGGTTCACCGTGCCGTGGCTGAACGGCTCCGGACTGAGCCACTGTGAGCTTTACAAGTACCCGAGGAACTGGACTAACTCCTCTGAGCTGGAGCGCAGGGAGCTGGTGCCCTGTACCAGGGGATGGATGTACGGGGAAGCCGCAGGACTCCAGAACAACTTCGTCACTGAG TGGAACTTGGTTTGCAAGGACTACTGGAAGATTCCTCTGCAGCACGTCTGCTTCATGACCGGCTGGATCCTCGGCTACGTGCTGCTCGGCACTCTGTGTGACTG gttaggTCGGCGTCGGTCTCTGTTGATCTCCGTGTCTTTCTCAGGCCTGCTTGGAGTTGCAGTGTGTTTCTCCAACAGCTCCGAGGTATTTCAGCTCCTCCGTCTAGGCCAAGGCACTGCACTCGCTGGTGTCTTCCTCTCCTCTTATATCGCCC GTCTGGAGGTGTGTGATCCCCCTCACAGGCTCATGGTGTCCATGGTGAGTGGTTTCTTCTCTGTGTTTGCTGAGCTTATGCTCCCAGGCCTGGCTTTGCTGTGTGGTGACTGGACTGTGCTGCAGGCTGTGGCTACGGTGCCTCTACTGCTGCTGCTCTCCTACTGGTG CTGGCCCTCTGTGTTTCCCGAGTCTCCTCGCTGGCTTCTGGCCACATCTCAGATTCCTCAGGCCAAGACATGCCTACAGATGTTCACCAGCCGTAACAGAGTGAGTCGAAGAGATGAGATCTACCCAGCAGAGACTCTTCTGACAG AGATAGATGTGGCTTTCCCAGAAGACCCCCAGCCCGAGTACCACCACATATTTGAACTCCGTCACACCAGAGTTATCTGGAGGAACTGTCTCATCCTTGCCTTTACCTT TTTCTTGGGCACAGGGATCCAGTACTGTTTCACCAGGAACCTCCACATTTACTCCCCCCACTTCTACTTTAGCTATTTCCTGCGTGTTCTGATGGGAGCCGTGGCGTGCGGCTTCCTGTGCGTGTCTGTTGACCGTTTGGGCCGGAGAGGAATTTTGCTGCTAACTGCTATCCTCACAGGCCTGTCATCGCTGGTGTTACTGGCCCTCACACAAT TCCTGCGTGGAGGTCTGGTGTTGGTGCTGTCGGTCGTGGGGCTTCTCTCGTCTCAGGCTCTGGCCTTGCTCAGTGTGTTCTTCGCCAGTGAAGTCATGCCTACTGTCATTCG GGGTGGCACTCTGGGACTGGTGATGGCTGCCGGCAGCATAGGCACAGCTGCCTCATCACTGATGGAGCTGCAGAACAACGGCGGCTATTTCCTGCACCACGTGGTGTTTACCACTTTTGCCGTGCTGTCTGTGCTTTGTATCATGCTGCTGCCCGAGAGCAAACGCAAGGCCCTGGCAGACTCTCTAAGAGACGGAGAGGGTCTGCGCCGGCCTCCGCTCTTCCTCtccaagaaagagagagacgacCTCCCACTGCTCCGTTACCACCATCCGTCGTCCCAGTACAACCCAGAGAACTACTCACGCTTGCTCAGTGCCACCAGGAAGATGCTCGCCCAGGACACAGTGCCTTACAGTACGGCAGCAACATCTCAGCCAGTGCTGCTGAGTAACGGTGCTTCACAGTTTGGTCATGATGACTCCTCATAG